The Sinomicrobium kalidii genome contains a region encoding:
- a CDS encoding RagB/SusD family nutrient uptake outer membrane protein — MKQKNIHFAIAMLVAFTLMSCSDFLEVEPKSSWKAESFYTSREEADLALSGIYGQLANDDVYGWKFNVLLEAGTDETYTNDPNNPTWDAAKYAHTSSSDQIQNIWLRFYTCIQLVNQFEQNMSPDLFTTEEYNNLLAKARFMRAFCYFNLANWFGPVPLRLTPSSSQEDNNVPPSPPMDVYKQVEEDYLFAAEHLGHANSSAYVPGEPNKMAAHGLLARLYLRMGGFQPYLSESEAGSYFENNQQYFEKAREQCEIIINDGWHGIVPYAADSMSYRNHFLSYLQDHYDLKESLFEISFGNFANMGLKVDGRLGNINGVEFVGTSDIPRGFCKVNVALPVYQAYSKEDTRREWNIAGYRNKYSNANQAYTMSYIFDFPLNQEYGIGKFRRWEPADLGALKEQGKITDANYTILNNTPGSDKDPNFTSINFPVLRYSDVLLMHAEAIIGGRFGSAAANDAALNDLNTVRERAGLDPYSGSLAHDDFFNEIVDERQRELCFEGLRKQDLIRWNLLEDKLLETNEAIKNHGLYNNNSQFHQTYLDPGNNFDRTKHLLLPYPLQETLINHSLEQRTGW, encoded by the coding sequence ATGAAACAGAAGAATATTCACTTCGCCATAGCAATGCTGGTAGCTTTTACCCTGATGAGTTGCTCCGATTTTCTGGAAGTTGAGCCGAAATCGTCCTGGAAGGCCGAGTCCTTTTATACTTCGAGAGAAGAGGCAGACCTGGCCCTGTCGGGGATTTACGGTCAATTGGCAAACGATGATGTATATGGCTGGAAATTCAACGTCCTTTTAGAAGCCGGAACAGACGAGACCTATACGAATGACCCCAATAATCCCACCTGGGATGCCGCAAAGTACGCACATACCTCTTCAAGTGATCAAATACAAAATATATGGTTGCGATTCTATACCTGTATTCAACTGGTCAACCAGTTCGAACAGAACATGAGCCCCGATCTGTTTACAACCGAAGAATACAATAACCTCCTCGCAAAAGCACGTTTTATGCGGGCATTTTGTTATTTTAACCTGGCCAATTGGTTCGGGCCCGTCCCTCTCAGGTTAACGCCCAGTTCTTCCCAGGAAGACAACAACGTACCGCCGTCACCGCCGATGGATGTTTATAAGCAGGTGGAAGAGGATTATTTATTTGCGGCAGAACACCTCGGGCATGCCAACAGTTCTGCTTATGTGCCGGGCGAACCCAACAAAATGGCCGCACACGGCCTGCTGGCCCGGCTTTATTTGAGAATGGGCGGGTTTCAACCGTATTTGTCAGAGAGCGAAGCGGGATCCTATTTTGAGAATAACCAGCAGTATTTCGAAAAAGCACGGGAACAATGCGAGATTATTATAAACGACGGCTGGCATGGCATCGTACCCTATGCTGCGGATAGCATGAGCTATAGAAATCACTTTCTCAGCTATCTGCAGGACCACTACGATCTGAAAGAATCACTGTTTGAGATCTCATTCGGCAATTTTGCAAATATGGGATTGAAGGTAGACGGCAGGCTGGGAAATATCAATGGTGTTGAATTTGTGGGGACCTCAGATATTCCCCGCGGTTTCTGTAAAGTAAATGTTGCGCTTCCTGTTTACCAGGCATATTCAAAAGAAGACACCCGGAGGGAATGGAACATTGCGGGGTACCGGAATAAATATTCCAATGCCAACCAGGCCTACACCATGAGCTATATTTTCGATTTCCCTTTAAACCAGGAATACGGCATAGGAAAGTTCAGAAGGTGGGAACCGGCAGATCTCGGGGCCTTAAAAGAGCAGGGGAAAATTACGGATGCCAATTACACCATCCTCAACAATACCCCGGGTTCTGATAAGGACCCCAATTTTACAAGTATCAATTTTCCCGTGTTAAGGTATTCAGATGTACTGCTGATGCACGCAGAAGCCATTATCGGTGGAAGGTTCGGAAGCGCAGCCGCAAACGATGCCGCTTTGAACGACCTTAATACCGTGAGGGAAAGGGCAGGCCTGGATCCTTATAGCGGAAGCCTGGCCCATGATGACTTTTTTAATGAAATTGTGGATGAGAGACAGCGGGAATTGTGTTTTGAGGGACTCCGAAAACAGGACCTGATCCGGTGGAACTTACTCGAAGATAAACTGTTGGAGACCAATGAAGCTATCAAAAACCACGGACTTTACAACAACAATAGCCAGTTTCACCAGACCTATCTGGATCCCGGAAATAATTTTGACAGGACCAAACACCTCCTTTTGCCTTACCCGTTACAGGAAACACTCATAAATCACAGCCTGGAACAAAGAACGGGATGGTAA
- a CDS encoding SusC/RagA family TonB-linked outer membrane protein, which produces MKPIKLLVLLFFLPTVGVFAQKTVTGTVTDDKGVPIPGANVIVKGSPRGTTTDFDGNYAIEDIAQSDILIYSYVGFKKVEKNVFSQTTIDVTLEPDQVQLNEVVVIGYDAVRKRDLTGSVSAIDPEELSVTATSNFDEALAGRAAGVQVTSSDGTPGSSQNIVIRGGNSITGDNSPLYVVDGIPLEDFDPSSLNTRDIESFDILKDASATAIYGSRGANGVIVINTRSGRSDGQTDISIGSFSWIQVIPNRLDVLSPYEFARYQEKLAYANDNYTPGQNVRLYETNWIDPELYRNMEGTDWQDEIFRTAYTSNHTLSLRAGNEKTSLYYSGNYLDQEGTLISTSFKKINNRLKFTHKVNENLKVNGQIAYSNIKSKGLQVSGNARTSVIRDAVSFRPVDPINWSNDEESVIQDQDPYLYDPVKTLENTDRAVARDVLTGTLGLNYKFSEKLTLNMNGNYRTTSQESSIFFNEDTQQASRTNRGIHGSISDIRWDILSTSNTLKFDDRKGDHVYGALVGIEAQYRTREASDLENRNIPTDQFGIDNLGIATTATIAGSSHSANTLLSYFGRINYTYKDRYLATVNFRTDGSSKFRKENRWGYFPSFSLAWRVSEEKFLSAIDAISDLKIRAGWGLTGNNRIGDFEAYNMFAVNTSSGYVLGQNQEFRPGAYQSNMAVPDLRWETTAQTNVGLDLELFNNFNLTVDYYKKRTKDLLLDADMALSTGFNRVQQNVGEVSNEGIEFTLSSRNIRNERFRWDTDFNISFNKTRTEKLNSGQNEILIDPGWDRQFMQSEYQYITRVGHPVGMMYGLEFDGIYQVEDFLLTNDGDYQLKEGIPGYRTVMRPGMVKFKDLNGDGVINEDDRTIIGNPQPKHIGGLSNSFKVGSFDFQFLLQWAYDFDILNGNKSEFGSIYRQNRNGLTSLADIWTPTNTDTDIGGMRYDGINLTTPYGYKLDTRHIDDGSYLRLKTVVLGYRLPEEVLEKLRLKKCRLSVSAQNIYTWTGYEGYNPDVSVGRYGALTPRLDYSAYPQSITVSGGIELTF; this is translated from the coding sequence ATGAAACCAATCAAACTTTTAGTACTATTGTTTTTCCTCCCGACAGTCGGTGTTTTTGCTCAAAAGACCGTTACAGGTACTGTCACAGATGATAAAGGGGTGCCCATACCGGGGGCCAATGTCATTGTAAAAGGCAGTCCGAGAGGAACGACGACAGATTTTGACGGGAACTATGCTATTGAGGATATAGCGCAATCGGATATCCTGATCTATTCTTATGTAGGGTTCAAAAAGGTCGAGAAGAATGTATTCAGCCAAACCACTATTGATGTTACGCTCGAACCGGACCAGGTACAGCTTAATGAGGTGGTTGTTATCGGGTATGACGCTGTCCGGAAGCGGGACCTTACCGGTTCGGTATCGGCCATAGATCCTGAAGAACTTTCGGTAACGGCAACCTCCAATTTCGATGAAGCCCTGGCCGGGCGGGCAGCGGGCGTACAGGTGACTTCGAGTGACGGAACACCCGGGAGTTCGCAGAATATAGTGATCCGGGGCGGAAATTCGATAACCGGAGACAATTCGCCATTGTATGTCGTGGACGGCATACCGCTCGAAGATTTTGACCCGTCCAGCCTCAATACCCGCGATATCGAGAGCTTCGATATCTTAAAAGATGCTTCTGCAACTGCAATTTACGGTTCCCGCGGGGCCAACGGCGTTATTGTTATCAATACACGCAGTGGCCGGTCGGACGGGCAGACCGATATAAGTATCGGTTCGTTCTCCTGGATACAGGTCATTCCCAACAGATTGGACGTGCTGAGCCCGTATGAATTTGCCAGGTACCAGGAAAAACTGGCCTATGCCAATGACAACTATACGCCCGGGCAGAATGTAAGATTGTATGAAACCAACTGGATTGACCCGGAATTATACCGGAATATGGAGGGGACCGACTGGCAGGACGAGATTTTCAGGACGGCATATACAAGTAACCATACCCTTTCCCTGAGAGCGGGAAACGAAAAGACCTCCCTGTATTACAGCGGAAATTATCTGGACCAGGAAGGGACCCTTATCAGCACGAGTTTCAAAAAGATCAATAACCGGTTAAAATTTACACATAAAGTAAATGAGAACCTGAAGGTCAATGGCCAGATAGCGTACAGCAATATAAAGAGTAAAGGCTTGCAGGTATCCGGCAATGCCCGGACCAGTGTTATCCGGGATGCAGTTTCCTTCAGGCCGGTCGACCCCATAAACTGGAGCAACGACGAGGAAAGCGTCATACAGGACCAGGACCCTTATCTGTACGATCCTGTGAAAACACTGGAAAACACCGACAGGGCCGTGGCGAGGGACGTGCTCACCGGAACACTGGGACTCAATTATAAATTTTCGGAAAAATTGACCCTGAACATGAACGGGAATTACAGGACCACCAGCCAGGAAAGCTCTATATTCTTCAACGAAGACACCCAGCAGGCATCCCGGACCAACCGGGGCATTCACGGTTCAATATCCGATATAAGATGGGATATTCTGTCCACTTCAAACACATTGAAATTCGACGACAGGAAAGGAGATCATGTATACGGTGCCCTTGTCGGTATTGAAGCCCAGTACAGAACGAGGGAGGCTTCTGATCTGGAGAACAGAAATATTCCGACAGACCAGTTTGGCATAGACAACCTCGGCATTGCAACAACAGCAACAATAGCCGGGTCTTCCCATTCGGCCAATACCTTGTTGTCCTATTTCGGAAGGATCAACTACACCTATAAAGACCGTTACCTGGCGACTGTTAACTTCAGGACTGACGGATCTTCAAAGTTCCGGAAAGAGAACAGGTGGGGCTATTTTCCATCCTTTTCGCTCGCCTGGAGAGTATCGGAAGAGAAATTTCTCAGCGCGATCGATGCCATATCCGATTTAAAGATCAGGGCGGGCTGGGGATTGACAGGAAATAACCGTATCGGGGATTTTGAAGCCTATAACATGTTTGCGGTCAACACATCCAGCGGTTATGTGCTGGGGCAGAACCAGGAGTTCCGGCCGGGAGCCTATCAAAGCAATATGGCTGTTCCCGACCTGCGCTGGGAGACCACGGCCCAGACCAATGTGGGGCTTGACCTGGAACTCTTTAACAACTTTAACCTGACCGTTGACTACTATAAAAAAAGAACAAAAGACCTGTTACTGGATGCAGATATGGCCCTGAGCACAGGTTTTAACAGGGTACAGCAAAACGTAGGTGAGGTTTCCAACGAGGGGATAGAGTTTACCCTGAGTTCCCGGAACATCAGGAATGAACGATTTCGCTGGGACACGGATTTCAACATCTCATTTAACAAAACCAGGACGGAGAAGCTGAACAGCGGGCAAAACGAGATCCTTATCGACCCCGGGTGGGACAGGCAGTTTATGCAGTCAGAATACCAGTATATTACAAGAGTTGGTCACCCTGTCGGGATGATGTACGGACTTGAATTTGACGGGATTTATCAGGTGGAGGATTTTCTGCTGACCAACGACGGGGATTATCAGCTGAAAGAAGGGATCCCCGGCTACCGTACCGTAATGCGGCCGGGCATGGTAAAATTCAAGGACCTGAACGGAGATGGTGTGATCAATGAAGATGACAGGACGATCATAGGAAATCCGCAGCCGAAACATATCGGGGGATTGTCCAATAGTTTTAAGGTCGGATCTTTTGATTTTCAGTTTCTGCTGCAATGGGCATATGACTTTGATATACTCAATGGCAATAAATCTGAATTCGGAAGTATCTACAGGCAAAACAGGAACGGCCTGACATCCCTTGCCGATATCTGGACCCCCACCAATACCGATACCGACATAGGGGGAATGAGGTATGACGGAATAAACCTGACCACCCCTTACGGCTATAAACTGGATACCCGCCATATAGACGACGGCTCCTATTTAAGACTTAAAACCGTAGTCCTGGGTTATCGCCTGCCGGAAGAGGTGCTGGAAAAACTGAGGCTGAAAAAATGCAGATTATCGGTCTCCGCACAGAATATTTATACCTGGACCGGCTACGAGGGGTATAATCCGGATGTATCTGTGGGAAGGTACGGGGCCCTGACCCCCAGGCTGGATTACTCGGCCTATCCGCAGAGTATCACGGTGTCCGGAGGTATAGAACTGACATTTTAA